A single genomic interval of Zingiber officinale cultivar Zhangliang chromosome 4A, Zo_v1.1, whole genome shotgun sequence harbors:
- the LOC121972793 gene encoding lysM domain receptor-like kinase 3 gives MCRTRRDVDAVAPAAKQRHSPTASVSNDAIIYPSSSSANGYVYDSSSVLASTSTSSTSSSSAALQLRLSLSAQDSRRFVLYPFDEILFATGGFLSPPLTPSADSWRCLLRGADVVVLRRRFRGDPAFLPSRIAALSRSHHGSFADILGASLDADEHLYLVYAFVNGPSLACCLRNPQNPSFTPLSTWLSRIQVAADLAQGLEYIHHHSEAVAAAAGTPGRRQRQGTVHNQVKSSSVIVVEPGLHAKICHFGAAEIAGEIPGSDSNEEEADTEPLALMRNWSRGRKIEGTRGYIAPEVLAGGTISRRSDVYAFGVVLLELISGEEPVRYRFCRDTGAIENASVVETARKAMRQETEEVEDRRRGRLRQWVDRRLGDSFPVEAAEEVVRVALRCVAEEEEARPDMVWVAGKLSKLLLQAKAWDGKVKTTATSYLTAVVAR, from the coding sequence ATGTGCAGGACTCGAAGAGACGTCGACGCAGTTGCGCCGGCAGCGAAGCAGAGACACTCGCCGACGGCTTCTGTCTCCAACGACGCAATCATCTACCCTTCTTCCTCGTCTGCGAATGGCTACGTCTACGACTCCTCCTCTGTCCTTGCCTCCACCAGcacctcctccacctcctcctcctccgccgcccTCCAACTCCGCCTGTCACTTTCCGCGCAAGACAGCCGCCGCTTTGTGCTCTATCCGTTCGACGAGATCCTCTTCGCCACCGGCGGGTTTCTCTCCCCACCTCTCACCCCCTCCGCCGACTCCTGGCGCTGCCTCCTCCGGGGCGCCGATGTTGTCGTCCTCCGTCGTCGGTTCCGGGGTGACCCCGCCTTCTTACCTTCGCGTATCGCCGCTCTCTCCCGAAGCCACCACGGCAGTTTCGCCGACATCCTCGGCGCCTCCCTCGACGCCGACGAGCACCTCTACCTTGTTTACGCTTTCGTTAATGGCCCTAGCCTCGCCTGCTGCCTCCGGAACCCACAAAATCCAAGTTTTACCCCTCTTTCCACCTGGCTCTCAAGGATACAAGTTGCAGCCGATCTCGCTCAGGGGTTGGAGTATATCCACCACCACTCCGaggcggtggcggcggcggcaGGGACACCCGGGAGGCGTCAGAGGCAGGGAACGGTTCACAACCAAGTGAAAAGCTCTAGCGTCATCGTCGTAGAACCAGGGCTGCACGCCAAGATATGCCATTTTGGCGCCGCGGAGATCGCCGGCGAGATTCCCGGTTCCGACAGCAACGAGGAGGAGGCGGACACTGAGCCATTGGCTTTGATGAGGAATTGGAGCAGAGGAAGGAAGATTGAGGGGACCAGGGGTTACATAGCGCCGGAGGTCCTCGCCGGCGGGACGATATCACGGCGGTCCGACGTGTACGCATTCGGGGTCGTGCTCCTCGAGCTTATTTCCGGGGAGGAGCCGGTGAGGTACCGCTTCTGCCGCGACACCGGCGCGATCGAGAACGCGTCAGTGGTCGAGACAGCAAGGAAGGCGATGCGGCAAGAAACAGAGGAGGTGGAAGACAGGAGGAGGGGGAGGTTAAGGCAGTGGGTGGACAGGAGGTTGGGTGACTCATTCCCGGTGGAGGCGGCGGAGGAGGTGGTGCGGGTGGCTCTGAGGTgcgtggcggaggaggaggaggcgaggCCCGATATGGTTTGGGTGGCGGGAAAGCTGTCGAAGCTGCTACTGCAGGCGAAGGCGTGGGACGGGAAGGTGAAGACAACGGCCACAAGCTACTTGACGGCGGTGGTAGCCCGGTGA
- the LOC121971197 gene encoding putative ribosomal large subunit pseudouridine synthase SVR1, chloroplastic isoform X2, which yields MAGAAMAFAVFHPRPSLLCTGPLLPFQAIRRISFLRLASSSSTSPTAEFNISFGASPSPGVNEAEPRTLVPDTSPTGSSNAPMPMLIPWIVRGEDGQFTIQSSPPARFLQDMAEAKMEKKAKKKNDKKNSPGAMTSIVTSASPPKYSKAARRFYNQHIKQKSQRLSKVLAASGVASRRNCEEIIFEGKVTVNGSVCTSPQTRVDIAKDSIYVNGNRLSKKLPPKLYFALNKPKGYICSSADDSKSVISLFDDFLKKWIKSNPGIPKPRLFTVGRLDVATTGLIIVTNDGDFTQKISHPSSELTKEYIATIEGKVNRRHLVTISEGAQVEGVHCVPDSVELLSAQPDASRPRIRLVVHEGRNHEVRELVRNAGLQLYSLKRVRIGGFSLPSDLG from the exons ATGGCCGGCGCCGCCATGGCCTTCGCCGTCTTCCACCCTCGCCCCTCACTCCTCTGCACTGGCCCTCTGCTTCCGTTCCAAGCCATCCGACGTATTTCCTTTCTCCGCCTTGCTTCTAGCTCCTCCACCTCCCCCACTGCCGAGTTCAACATCTCCTTCGGCGCCAGTCCCTCACCAGGCGTCAACGAGGCTGAACCAAGAACCCTAGTGCCAGACACTTCCCCTACTGGATCATCGAATGCTCCCATGCCCATGCTCATTCCGTGGATTGTCCGCGGCGAGGACGGCCAGTTCACTATACAGTCCTCCCCTCCCGCCCGATTCCTCCAAGACATGGCCGAAGCCAAGATGGAGAAGAAGGCTAAGAAAAAGAACGACAAGAAGAATTCTCCGGGCGCGATGACGTCTATTGTTACGAGTGCATCGCCTCCCAAGTACTCGAAGGCTGCCAGAAGATTTTACAACCAGCACATTAAACAGAAGTCGCAGCGGCTCAGTAAGGTCCTTGCTGCTTCTGGTG TGGCATCGAGAAGGAATTGTGAAGAGATAATTTTTGAAGGGAAAGTGACTGTCAATGGGTCAGTTTGCACTTCTCCACAG ACCAGGGTCGACATTGCAAAGGATTCAATATATGTTAATGGGAACCGCTTATCCAAGAAACTACCTCCTAAGTTGTATTTTGCTCTCAACAAGCCAAAAGG TTATATTTGCTCAAGTGCAGATGATTCTAAATCAGTCATATCCCTCTTCGatgattttttgaaaaaatgg ATTAAGTCAAATCCAGGAATACCGAAGCCACGATTGTTCACTGTTGGACGCCTTGATGTTGCAACAACCGGCTTGATTATTGTTACTAATGATG GTGATTTTACTCAGAAGATTTCTCATCCATCATCTGAACTAACCAAAGA ATATATAGCAACAATAGAAGGTAAGGTCAATAGACGGCACCTTGTAACTATAAGTGAGGGTGCTCAAGTTGAAGGTGTACACTGTGTACCTGATTCTGTGGAACTATTGTCAGCCCAGCCTGATGCTTCAAGACCTCGAATTCGATTAGTG GTACATGAAGGGAGAAACCATGAAGTGCGAGAACTTGTAAGAAATGCAGGGTTACAG CTTTATTCGCTAAAACGTGTGCGAATAGGTGGATTCAGTCTTCCATCCGATCTCGGGTAA
- the LOC121971197 gene encoding putative ribosomal large subunit pseudouridine synthase SVR1, chloroplastic isoform X1, translating into MAGAAMAFAVFHPRPSLLCTGPLLPFQAIRRISFLRLASSSSTSPTAEFNISFGASPSPGVNEAEPRTLVPDTSPTGSSNAPMPMLIPWIVRGEDGQFTIQSSPPARFLQDMAEAKMEKKAKKKNDKKNSPGAMTSIVTSASPPKYSKAARRFYNQHIKQKSQRLSKVLAASGVASRRNCEEIIFEGKVTVNGSVCTSPQTRVDIAKDSIYVNGNRLSKKLPPKLYFALNKPKGYICSSADDSKSVISLFDDFLKKWIKSNPGIPKPRLFTVGRLDVATTGLIIVTNDGDFTQKISHPSSELTKEYIATIEGKVNRRHLVTISEGAQVEGVHCVPDSVELLSAQPDASRPRIRLVVHEGRNHEVRELVRNAGLQLYSLKRVRIGGFSLPSDLGLGKYVELKQSDFKLFEVKK; encoded by the exons ATGGCCGGCGCCGCCATGGCCTTCGCCGTCTTCCACCCTCGCCCCTCACTCCTCTGCACTGGCCCTCTGCTTCCGTTCCAAGCCATCCGACGTATTTCCTTTCTCCGCCTTGCTTCTAGCTCCTCCACCTCCCCCACTGCCGAGTTCAACATCTCCTTCGGCGCCAGTCCCTCACCAGGCGTCAACGAGGCTGAACCAAGAACCCTAGTGCCAGACACTTCCCCTACTGGATCATCGAATGCTCCCATGCCCATGCTCATTCCGTGGATTGTCCGCGGCGAGGACGGCCAGTTCACTATACAGTCCTCCCCTCCCGCCCGATTCCTCCAAGACATGGCCGAAGCCAAGATGGAGAAGAAGGCTAAGAAAAAGAACGACAAGAAGAATTCTCCGGGCGCGATGACGTCTATTGTTACGAGTGCATCGCCTCCCAAGTACTCGAAGGCTGCCAGAAGATTTTACAACCAGCACATTAAACAGAAGTCGCAGCGGCTCAGTAAGGTCCTTGCTGCTTCTGGTG TGGCATCGAGAAGGAATTGTGAAGAGATAATTTTTGAAGGGAAAGTGACTGTCAATGGGTCAGTTTGCACTTCTCCACAG ACCAGGGTCGACATTGCAAAGGATTCAATATATGTTAATGGGAACCGCTTATCCAAGAAACTACCTCCTAAGTTGTATTTTGCTCTCAACAAGCCAAAAGG TTATATTTGCTCAAGTGCAGATGATTCTAAATCAGTCATATCCCTCTTCGatgattttttgaaaaaatgg ATTAAGTCAAATCCAGGAATACCGAAGCCACGATTGTTCACTGTTGGACGCCTTGATGTTGCAACAACCGGCTTGATTATTGTTACTAATGATG GTGATTTTACTCAGAAGATTTCTCATCCATCATCTGAACTAACCAAAGA ATATATAGCAACAATAGAAGGTAAGGTCAATAGACGGCACCTTGTAACTATAAGTGAGGGTGCTCAAGTTGAAGGTGTACACTGTGTACCTGATTCTGTGGAACTATTGTCAGCCCAGCCTGATGCTTCAAGACCTCGAATTCGATTAGTG GTACATGAAGGGAGAAACCATGAAGTGCGAGAACTTGTAAGAAATGCAGGGTTACAG CTTTATTCGCTAAAACGTGTGCGAATAGGTGGATTCAGTCTTCCATCCGATCTCGG GCTTGGGAAGTATGTTGAACTTAAGCAATCCGACTTCAAGTTGTTTGAAGTGAAGAAGTGA
- the LOC121971198 gene encoding uncharacterized protein LOC121971198, whose product MAALALPSFKLTCYSRIPSTSQENFTFARSFFSSYLASPPLRSSPVDRPSAISLRRHRSLPRASSEGIPAELVEDSKFVPLNADDPIYGPPALLLVGFEVDEKEKIQMFLKELDGDFLKVIYCTEDMIEKTVSDAMHTEQVHLDDVKIAKSLPRLCILSGLSGEEMIMFIDAFPETGLQPAVFAALVPNSADKLLREVIDEIIGDHEMLVGKQSD is encoded by the exons ATGGCAGCTCTGGCATTGCCTAGCTTCAAGCTCACATGTTATTCGAGAATACCTTCGACTTCCCAAGAAAATTTCACATTTGCAcgctcctttttctcctcttaCCTGGCTTCTCCTCCATTGCGCTCTTCGCCTGTGGACAGACCCTCTGCTATTTCTTTAAGAAGGCACAGATCCCTGCCTCGAGCATCATCCGAAG GTATTCCAGCTGAATTGGTTGAAGATTCTAAATTTGTCCCCTTAAATGCTGATGACCCCATATATGGTCCCCCA GCTTTGCTGCTGGTGGGATTTGAAGTAGATGAAAAGGAAAAG ATTCAAATGTTTCTAAAAGAGCTCGATGGAGACTTTTTAAAG GTTATTTATTGCACAGAGGATATGATTGAGAAGACGGTATCGGATGCAATGCACACTGAGCAAGTCCACTTAGATGATGTGAAG ATTGCTAAATCTTTGCCCAGATTGTGCATTTTATCAGGATTAAGTGGAGAGGAGATGATAATGTTCATCGATGCATTTCCAGAAACTG GGTTGCAACCAGCTGTTTTTGCAGCACTTGTTCCAAATAGTGCCGATAAGCTTCTCCGAGAAGTGATTGATGAAATAATCGGGGATCACGAAATGCTG GTTGGGAAGCAGTCCGACTGA